The following proteins come from a genomic window of Skermanella sp. TT6:
- a CDS encoding helix-turn-helix transcriptional regulator: MPANAAPVDDWITATSAAARLGVTQRTLRNLELKGEGPPVYRLIGRTVRYRLSEVDAWISSRASFQVSARQD; this comes from the coding sequence ATGCCCGCGAATGCCGCACCCGTTGATGACTGGATCACCGCGACGAGCGCCGCCGCGCGCCTCGGCGTGACGCAGCGCACCTTGCGCAATCTCGAACTGAAGGGCGAGGGGCCACCGGTCTATCGCCTGATCGGCCGAACGGTCCGCTACCGGCTGTCTGAGGTAGACGCCTGGATCAGCTCGCGCGCTTCGTTCCAGGTCAGCGCACGGCAGGACTGA
- the istB gene encoding IS21-like element helper ATPase IstB, which yields MTATTLDPAASPATLDRIRAHLVGLNMPRALEVLEHILRRIERGEISALEAIDTLLGEELTLREGRRVRSALKMGRLINIKTLGGFDFSFQPSLDRDRIMALAQLDFVDRHEAVHFLGQPGCGKTHLALALGVEAVKSGRSVYFATLADIVSSLAKAEREGTLRERLRFLCRPQLLIVDEIGYLPVIPGGGNLFFQLVNARYERGAMILTSNRGFAEWGDVFGGTVVATALLDRLLHHAVVVQIEGASYRLRRHADLIPDNTRTRSITTPQPQPRRRGRPPKMTSTQPDTDL from the coding sequence ATGACCGCAACCACCCTCGATCCGGCGGCCAGCCCCGCCACGCTCGACCGCATCCGCGCTCACCTGGTCGGTCTCAACATGCCGCGCGCGCTCGAAGTGCTGGAGCATATCCTGCGGCGGATCGAACGCGGCGAGATCTCGGCCCTGGAGGCCATCGACACCCTGCTCGGCGAGGAACTGACCCTGCGGGAGGGGCGACGCGTCAGGTCCGCGCTGAAGATGGGCCGGCTGATCAACATCAAGACCCTGGGCGGGTTCGACTTCTCCTTCCAGCCCTCGCTTGACCGCGACCGCATCATGGCGCTGGCCCAGCTCGACTTCGTCGATCGCCACGAGGCGGTCCATTTCCTCGGTCAACCCGGCTGCGGCAAAACCCATCTGGCGCTGGCCCTCGGTGTCGAGGCGGTCAAGTCCGGTCGTTCGGTCTACTTCGCCACCCTGGCCGACATCGTCAGTTCGCTCGCCAAGGCGGAGCGGGAAGGCACCCTGCGCGAACGCCTGCGTTTTCTGTGCCGGCCCCAGTTGCTGATCGTCGATGAGATCGGCTATCTGCCCGTCATCCCGGGGGGCGGCAACCTATTCTTCCAGCTGGTAAATGCCCGTTACGAACGCGGCGCGATGATCCTGACCTCGAACCGCGGCTTTGCCGAATGGGGCGATGTCTTCGGCGGCACCGTCGTCGCCACCGCGCTGCTGGACCGCCTGCTACACCATGCCGTTGTCGTTCAGATCGAGGGAGCCAGCTACCGGCTCCGCCGCCACGCCGACCTGATCCCGGACAACACTCGAACCCGATCCATCACTACCCCTCAACCTCAACCACGCCGCCGGGGACGACCACCGAAAATGACCTCTACCCAGCCAGACACCGACCTATAA
- a CDS encoding tyrosine-type recombinase/integrase — MVDPPPWLQSFLDRLAAEDLSAATRRGYRYDLLQFAAWYAALYGTPPDLPRLTEHDVIAWRQHMITRCQFRATTINRRLEAVRRVLRWAEATGVVAANVAAGVRTIRLTGDRQPVGLTAAEVHGLLRAAGESSHGLARRNYALVQLMLQTGLRIGEVAALRRADITLRERAGVLRVRHGKGLREREVPLNATARRALRQVFERDPAPARPEDPVFRSTRSEPLPVRSIQNTIAGLVRRAGLKRAGISAHSLRHTFALAWLRQHPGKLVELAQLLGHESLDTTAVYTRASTEDLARDVEQTPFNLDG, encoded by the coding sequence ATGGTCGATCCTCCGCCCTGGCTTCAGTCCTTCCTCGACCGCCTCGCCGCGGAGGATCTCTCGGCCGCCACCCGCCGGGGCTACCGCTACGATCTGCTCCAGTTCGCCGCTTGGTACGCCGCCCTGTACGGCACCCCACCCGATCTGCCGCGGCTGACCGAGCACGACGTCATCGCCTGGCGCCAGCACATGATCACCCGCTGCCAGTTCAGGGCGACCACCATCAACCGCCGTCTCGAGGCCGTTCGCCGCGTGCTGCGCTGGGCCGAGGCCACCGGGGTTGTCGCCGCCAACGTCGCCGCCGGGGTCCGGACGATCCGTCTGACCGGCGACCGCCAGCCCGTCGGCCTCACCGCGGCCGAGGTCCATGGACTGCTGCGCGCCGCTGGTGAGAGCTCCCACGGCCTGGCCCGGCGCAACTACGCGCTGGTCCAGCTCATGCTGCAGACCGGCCTGCGGATCGGTGAGGTGGCCGCCCTGCGGCGCGCCGACATTACCCTGCGCGAGCGCGCCGGCGTGCTCCGCGTCCGCCACGGCAAGGGCCTCAGGGAACGCGAGGTGCCGCTCAACGCCACCGCCCGCCGGGCGCTGCGCCAAGTCTTCGAGCGGGATCCGGCTCCCGCCCGGCCGGAGGATCCGGTGTTCCGCTCGACCCGCAGCGAGCCGCTGCCGGTGCGCTCGATCCAGAACACGATCGCCGGCCTAGTGCGCCGCGCCGGCCTCAAGCGCGCCGGCATCTCCGCCCACAGCCTGCGCCACACCTTCGCCCTGGCCTGGCTGCGCCAGCATCCGGGCAAGCTGGTCGAACTGGCCCAGCTGCTCGGCCACGAGAGCCTCGACACCACCGCCGTCTACACCCGCGCCTCGACCGAGGATCTCGCCCGGGACGTCGAGCAGACCCCGTTCAATCTCGATGGCTGA
- a CDS encoding Tn3 family transposase, with translation MWGSFIRPLHQALNGLFNRLAARLPSSLRAALDRLVGQLADDAGTEGRASLGRYRTPSAASMGRFTREACQRLDEITVMLADLPDLAEVPQRVRQQLAQLCRRYDGRALRRFPPDKRHGLLVCFLLDRRQGLLDDLVQAHDNHMTGLMRRARHAAEAEARRLRRAAEDGLLTLVDTGKAVLAGDPEESVAGLRGRLGAERLRGAVAACEAVSTQDSRGVVDAVLARYPDLRKSLPAFLSLPFTSDTGHDDLPRAIDLVRQLDRGEIKTLPEDAPTGFVPPGWRTVLRDERGRLRRSVWETALALAVRDALRSGDLHLPDSRRHAGFWSLVLDERLWASARTGAYADLGLPERPAEHLADLARAIETAAGAFAAGRAANDFAGIEQGQLRLHRPDALPLSPEVRHLRREIESRMPRVRIEDVLLEVDQRCGFSRAFHPLAGYEPRAQDTYRALLATLIAHGTNLGLTAMGDSVEDLTAADLQQTARWLVRDATLKAASARIVEHLHQVDFAAVWGDGRLSSSDGQRFRAPPGTLIGAYHPRYFGHYDKAVTVYTHVSDRIGVFATQLISCAPREATYVLDGLLENDTSLDPRQHTTDTHGFTEPLWGLCHLLGIDFMPRLKDLSDQRLWRPEGAAIPEDLAALFAGTSETTLLIEQWDQLVRVAASLKARTAPAHVVLQRLTAGGPNDRVAKALTTLGRLVKTRNVLRYLHDAPLRRRIQAQLNRGESRHALARWLFFANQGEFRTSDYEAMMNRASCLGLLSNAVVLWNTLQMARIVSELRTGGMTIADQDLAHVWPLQRRHIVPSGVYFVNRTMPAFDLPEPVEV, from the coding sequence ATCTGGGGAAGCTTCATCCGCCCTTTACACCAGGCCCTGAACGGCCTGTTCAACCGCCTCGCCGCCCGCCTTCCCTCATCCCTGCGCGCGGCCCTCGACCGGCTGGTCGGTCAGCTGGCCGACGACGCCGGTACGGAGGGCCGTGCCTCCCTCGGCCGCTACCGCACGCCCTCGGCAGCGTCGATGGGGCGGTTCACCCGTGAGGCCTGTCAGCGGCTGGACGAGATCACGGTCATGCTGGCCGATCTGCCTGATCTTGCCGAGGTGCCCCAGCGGGTTCGTCAGCAACTCGCCCAGCTGTGCCGGCGCTACGATGGCCGTGCCCTGCGGCGCTTTCCGCCCGACAAGCGCCACGGCCTGCTCGTCTGCTTTCTGCTCGACCGGCGCCAGGGGCTGCTCGACGACCTGGTGCAGGCCCATGACAATCACATGACCGGCCTGATGCGCCGCGCCCGCCATGCCGCCGAAGCCGAGGCCCGGCGTCTGCGGCGCGCGGCCGAGGACGGCCTGCTCACGCTGGTCGATACCGGCAAGGCGGTCCTCGCCGGCGACCCTGAGGAATCCGTGGCTGGCCTGCGCGGCCGCCTCGGGGCCGAGCGGCTGCGGGGCGCGGTCGCCGCCTGCGAGGCGGTTTCCACCCAGGACAGCCGCGGCGTGGTCGACGCCGTCCTCGCCCGCTACCCGGATCTGCGCAAGTCCCTGCCGGCCTTCCTGTCGCTGCCATTCACCTCCGACACCGGTCACGATGACCTGCCGCGGGCGATCGACTTGGTTCGCCAGCTCGACCGCGGTGAGATCAAGACCCTGCCGGAGGACGCGCCGACCGGCTTCGTCCCGCCCGGCTGGCGAACGGTGCTGCGCGACGAGCGCGGCCGGCTGCGCCGCTCGGTCTGGGAGACTGCGCTCGCCCTGGCGGTCCGCGACGCGCTGCGCTCGGGCGATCTCCATCTGCCCGACAGCCGGCGCCATGCCGGCTTCTGGTCGCTGGTGCTCGACGAGCGGCTGTGGGCGAGCGCCCGAACCGGCGCCTACGCCGATCTCGGTCTGCCCGAACGGCCGGCCGAACACCTCGCCGATCTGGCGCGCGCCATCGAAACCGCCGCCGGCGCCTTTGCCGCCGGGCGGGCGGCCAACGACTTCGCCGGCATCGAGCAGGGCCAGTTGCGTCTCCACCGGCCCGATGCCTTGCCGCTGTCGCCCGAGGTCCGCCATCTGCGCCGCGAGATCGAAAGCCGGATGCCCCGGGTCCGGATCGAGGATGTTCTGCTCGAGGTCGACCAGCGCTGCGGCTTTTCCCGCGCCTTCCATCCGCTTGCCGGCTATGAGCCGCGCGCGCAGGACACCTACCGTGCCCTGCTCGCCACCCTGATCGCCCACGGCACCAACCTCGGCCTGACCGCCATGGGCGACAGCGTCGAGGACCTGACCGCCGCCGATCTCCAGCAGACCGCGCGCTGGCTGGTGCGCGACGCCACCCTGAAGGCCGCCAGCGCCCGGATCGTCGAGCATCTCCATCAGGTTGATTTCGCCGCGGTCTGGGGCGACGGCCGGCTGTCGTCCTCGGATGGCCAGCGCTTCCGGGCCCCGCCGGGCACCCTGATCGGCGCTTACCACCCCCGCTACTTCGGCCATTACGACAAGGCCGTCACCGTCTACACCCACGTCAGCGACCGGATCGGCGTCTTCGCCACCCAGCTCATTTCCTGCGCCCCGCGGGAAGCGACCTACGTCCTCGACGGCCTGCTCGAGAACGATACCAGCCTCGATCCCCGCCAGCACACCACCGACACCCACGGCTTCACCGAACCCTTGTGGGGCCTGTGCCATCTCCTGGGCATCGATTTCATGCCGCGCCTCAAGGATCTGAGCGACCAGCGGCTCTGGCGGCCCGAGGGTGCCGCGATCCCCGAGGATCTCGCCGCGCTGTTCGCAGGGACCAGCGAGACGACCCTTCTGATCGAGCAATGGGACCAACTCGTCCGCGTCGCGGCCTCGCTCAAGGCCCGCACGGCGCCGGCGCATGTCGTGCTGCAGCGTCTCACCGCCGGCGGTCCCAACGATCGTGTGGCCAAGGCGCTGACCACGCTCGGCCGCCTGGTCAAGACGCGCAACGTTCTGCGCTACCTCCACGACGCGCCGCTGCGCCGGCGCATCCAGGCCCAGCTCAACCGCGGTGAATCCCGCCACGCCCTGGCCCGCTGGCTGTTCTTCGCCAATCAGGGCGAGTTCCGCACCAGCGACTACGAGGCGATGATGAACCGGGCGAGTTGCCTCGGCCTGCTGTCTAACGCGGTGGTGCTGTGGAACACTTTGCAAATGGCGCGCATCGTCAGCGAGCTGCGCACCGGCGGCATGACGATCGCCGACCAGGATCTCGCCCATGTCTGGCCGCTCCAGCGCCGGCATATCGTTCCCAGTGGGGTCTACTTCGTCAACCGCACCATGCCCGCCTTCGACTTGCCCGAGCCGGTCGAAGTCTGA
- a CDS encoding DUF4158 domain-containing protein, giving the protein MAEPAPEEIDPDRILNDWALDEADLREVMRARGPDNRLWTALHLCGVRRTGRFIDDPEQVPRDAVIHLARRLGIDPPARLASLARQPTDSAIRARVRDHLGFTVFSTDAQNRLETDLSAVAADGLTTADLIQRAEASLSAAKVILPARTTLERLVAAITRQV; this is encoded by the coding sequence ATGGCTGAGCCCGCTCCGGAGGAGATCGACCCGGACCGGATCCTGAACGACTGGGCACTCGACGAGGCCGACCTCCGGGAGGTCATGCGCGCCCGCGGTCCGGACAACCGCCTGTGGACCGCGCTGCACCTGTGCGGCGTGCGCCGCACCGGCCGGTTCATCGACGACCCGGAGCAGGTTCCGCGGGACGCTGTCATCCACCTGGCCCGCCGGCTCGGGATTGATCCACCGGCCCGGCTGGCTTCCCTGGCCCGCCAGCCGACCGACAGCGCCATCCGCGCCCGGGTGCGCGACCACCTCGGGTTCACGGTGTTTTCCACCGACGCCCAAAACCGTCTGGAGACCGATCTCTCGGCGGTCGCCGCCGATGGCCTGACGACCGCCGACCTGATCCAGCGGGCGGAAGCGTCGCTGTCCGCGGCGAAGGTCATCCTGCCCGCCCGCACCACGCTCGAACGGCTGGTCGCCGCCATCACCCGCCAGGTGTAA
- the istA gene encoding IS21 family transposase, which produces MVTLGELVMILDLARQGLSVSAIARRTGLDRKTIRKYIAKGLEPPAYTPRPPRQTLVGPFEPYLRERLQAFPELSGRRLLRDIRALGYQGGYTVLKDFLRTVRPRPETQFERRFETPPGKQAQVDFAFFKTVFTDQPDVERIVWLFSIVLGHSRMMWARFVARQDLPTVLRCHIAAFEAFGGVPEQILYDRMKTAVLGDVEDPDQPAKGIAYNAKLLDLAACYGFLPKACRPYRAQTKGKVERPFRYVREDFFLARTFRNLDDLNAQFVQWLDQVANVRLHATTQRVVVEHFAEERDHLKALPAGPFNTVLALERRITRDGMVSVAGNLYSVPDSTRRRTVEVQITAGAVNILEDGILIASHPAQEGRGQRRIAPGHRTQPPPANSRTAREEARPEPRGSTVTPRSLAIYDAIGRRLASQQGVP; this is translated from the coding sequence GTGGTCACACTTGGGGAACTCGTCATGATTCTCGATCTCGCCCGCCAGGGGCTGAGCGTGTCGGCAATCGCGCGCCGGACCGGCCTGGACCGCAAGACCATCCGAAAGTACATCGCCAAGGGGCTGGAGCCGCCCGCCTACACGCCGCGGCCCCCGCGACAGACCCTTGTCGGCCCCTTTGAACCCTATCTGCGGGAGCGCCTCCAGGCCTTCCCGGAACTCAGCGGCCGACGTCTGCTCCGGGACATCCGCGCGCTCGGCTACCAGGGCGGCTATACCGTGCTGAAGGATTTCCTGCGTACCGTCCGGCCCAGGCCCGAGACACAGTTCGAGCGCCGGTTCGAGACACCGCCCGGCAAGCAGGCCCAGGTCGATTTCGCCTTCTTCAAGACCGTGTTCACCGACCAGCCCGACGTCGAGCGGATCGTCTGGCTGTTCTCGATCGTGCTCGGCCACAGCCGCATGATGTGGGCCCGCTTCGTCGCCCGCCAGGATCTGCCGACCGTGCTCCGGTGCCACATCGCCGCCTTCGAGGCGTTCGGCGGCGTGCCCGAGCAGATCCTTTATGACCGCATGAAGACCGCCGTGCTCGGTGACGTCGAGGACCCCGACCAGCCGGCCAAGGGGATCGCCTACAATGCCAAGCTCCTCGATCTGGCCGCCTGCTACGGTTTCCTGCCGAAGGCCTGCAGGCCCTACCGGGCACAGACCAAGGGCAAGGTGGAGCGGCCCTTCCGCTATGTCCGGGAGGACTTCTTCCTCGCCCGCACCTTCCGCAATCTGGACGACCTGAACGCCCAGTTCGTCCAGTGGCTGGACCAGGTCGCCAACGTTCGCCTGCACGCCACCACCCAGCGTGTCGTCGTCGAGCATTTCGCCGAGGAGCGCGATCACCTCAAGGCCCTCCCGGCCGGTCCCTTCAACACCGTGCTGGCACTCGAGCGCCGCATCACCCGCGACGGCATGGTCTCCGTCGCCGGCAATCTCTACTCCGTGCCCGACAGCACCCGCCGGCGGACCGTCGAGGTGCAGATTACCGCCGGCGCGGTCAACATCCTGGAGGACGGCATCCTCATCGCCTCCCATCCGGCACAGGAAGGCCGCGGCCAGCGCCGGATCGCTCCCGGTCACCGCACCCAGCCGCCGCCGGCCAACAGCAGGACGGCCCGGGAGGAGGCCAGGCCCGAGCCTCGGGGCAGCACGGTGACACCCCGTTCGCTGGCCATCTACGACGCGATCGGCCGCCGTCTCGCCAGCCAGCAGGGTGTCCCATGA